Proteins from one Oscillatoria nigro-viridis PCC 7112 genomic window:
- a CDS encoding inositol monophosphatase family protein, translating into MTDNQLQNFLEIATEAALAAGSVLKSFCGKLEKIQEKGRSGDLVTEADKASEAVILEILGRHVPDHGILAEESGKLGDASSKYLWAIDPLDGTTNYAHQYPFWAVSIGLLIDGIPQIGVIYDPFHNELFRAGKGLGATCNRSPIEVSQISELRTSLLVTGFAYDRRETADNNYAEFCHLTHLTQGVRRSGSASLDLAHLAMGRSDGYWERGLSPWDVAAGVLIVSEAGGQITAYDGSAFEMNSGRILATNGKIHAELSGALLAVPPLSSWK; encoded by the coding sequence ATGACAGACAATCAACTGCAAAACTTCTTAGAAATAGCCACCGAAGCAGCCCTAGCCGCCGGTTCCGTCCTGAAATCTTTCTGCGGAAAATTAGAAAAAATTCAAGAAAAAGGACGATCGGGCGATTTAGTCACAGAAGCCGACAAAGCCTCAGAAGCCGTCATCTTAGAAATTCTGGGCCGCCACGTACCCGACCACGGCATCCTCGCCGAAGAATCCGGCAAATTAGGAGATGCCAGCAGCAAATACCTGTGGGCGATCGACCCTTTGGACGGCACAACAAATTATGCTCACCAATATCCTTTTTGGGCCGTGTCGATCGGACTTTTAATCGACGGCATACCACAAATTGGAGTAATTTACGACCCTTTTCATAATGAATTGTTTCGGGCAGGCAAAGGATTGGGAGCAACCTGCAACCGTTCGCCGATCGAAGTTTCCCAAATCTCAGAATTGAGAACCAGCTTGCTAGTCACTGGCTTTGCATACGATCGGCGCGAAACAGCAGACAATAATTATGCCGAATTCTGTCACCTCACCCACCTCACCCAAGGCGTGCGGCGCAGCGGTTCCGCATCCCTAGACCTCGCACACCTGGCGATGGGGCGATCGGACGGATACTGGGAACGGGGACTCTCCCCTTGGGACGTAGCAGCCGGTGTACTCATCGTCTCCGAAGCCGGAGGTCAAATTACAGCTTATGACGGCAGTGCCTTTGAGATGAACTCGGGTCGGATTTTGGCCACAAACGGCAAAATACACGCCGAACTCAGCGGCGCACTGCTAGCAGTTCCTCCCTTATCTTCTTGGAAGTAG
- a CDS encoding J domain-containing protein, whose product MSFEMTKGLFKYDFTDQHAILGIPLDAEFNDIRKRYMKIARRLHSDTCSFESQADKDWANQFLSKVVNPAYNKFSKENDRKEYSLLLAAIAKRVVKEQAKMQIESAAAKQLATAKDWEEAYKTAVSKLALKQYESVKETQEAIDQISELNMVYLLRKERMSAGVGVAPASPIKDATPIKDATPPPPPTPTPTPTPPPAKDSQTEAYCRRAQGFMDSKSYAKAILELKEAVKREPKHSHAHALLAMCYLEQNQATMAKIEMNKALASNPEEPTALEVKKKLEQASAKAKKSDEKPGFFASLFGGKKK is encoded by the coding sequence ATGTCTTTTGAAATGACAAAAGGGCTGTTCAAGTATGACTTTACAGATCAGCACGCAATTTTGGGAATTCCCTTAGACGCCGAGTTTAACGACATCCGCAAACGCTACATGAAAATCGCCCGCCGGTTGCATTCGGATACTTGCTCTTTTGAAAGCCAAGCCGATAAGGATTGGGCTAACCAATTTTTGTCAAAAGTAGTCAATCCGGCCTACAACAAATTTTCCAAGGAAAACGATCGCAAAGAATACAGCCTGCTATTAGCAGCCATCGCCAAGCGCGTCGTTAAAGAACAAGCTAAAATGCAAATTGAAAGCGCAGCAGCCAAACAGTTAGCTACCGCTAAAGATTGGGAAGAAGCTTACAAAACAGCAGTTAGCAAACTCGCTCTCAAGCAGTACGAATCAGTTAAGGAAACGCAAGAGGCGATCGATCAAATTAGCGAACTCAACATGGTTTACCTGCTGCGAAAAGAGCGCATGAGTGCTGGTGTTGGGGTTGCACCCGCTTCACCCATAAAAGATGCAACCCCAATAAAAGATGCAACCCCACCCCCACCCCCAACCCCAACCCCAACCCCAACTCCGCCTCCTGCCAAAGACTCCCAGACCGAAGCCTATTGCCGCCGAGCTCAAGGATTCATGGACAGCAAAAGTTACGCCAAAGCAATTTTAGAGTTGAAAGAAGCGGTGAAACGCGAGCCGAAACACAGCCACGCCCACGCTTTGTTAGCAATGTGTTACCTTGAACAAAATCAAGCCACAATGGCAAAAATTGAGATGAACAAAGCTTTGGCATCAAATCCTGAAGAACCGACGGCTTTAGAGGTTAAGAAAAAGCTGGAACAAGCTTCCGCAAAAGCCAAAAAAAGTGACGAAAAACCAGGATTTTTTGCAAGTTTGTTTGGCGGGAAGAAGAAATGA